The window CTGGGCATCACCGGCCAGGGCGGCTTCATCGGCCAGCCACTGGCGATCGTGGTGATCGGCGGCCTGGTCAGCTCCACGCTGCTGACCCTGGTCCTGGTCCCGACCCTCTACACGATGGTCGAGACCCGCAAGGAGCGCCGCCGCGCCCGCCGCGAAGCGCGTCGCACCCCGGCGAAGGCCCCGGAGTCGGAGTCCCTGAACCCGGCTCCGACCGCCTGAAAAGGGGCATCACGCGTGCTTGAGGGGGCATCACCCGTGATTGGGAGGGCATCAGCGCGATGCCCCGCCAATCACGGGTGATGCCCCTCTGATCACGCGTGATGCCCCTCCAAGCACGGGCGATGCCCGGTCCGGCTACTGGCGGAAGCGGTAGGTCATGCTGTCGAAGAGGATGCAGATGCTCGGGGACATCACGATCACGCGCAGCGTGCCGTCGCGCTCGTCGAAGTCGATGCCCTCGACCTCGAACGTCCCGCTGCAGCCGCTGCGCAGCGGGAGCTGGCCCAGCGACGTCACGTGGCCCGTGACGTCCGAACCGGACAGCGGGCCGGCGAGGTCGACCTGCAGCAGCGGCTTCGTGGTGCCGAAGAGGCTGCCGTCCGGGTCGTCGGACGCGCAGAGCAGGCGGGTCGCCGTCTGGAAGTCGCAGCCCTGGACGTCGCGGACCTGGTGGTCGAGGCGGATCGTGCCGGACAGCGGCAGGTTCTGCGCGGGGTCGGTGGCCGCCACGCCGGGCATCGGGTGGACCAGGAGGCGGTCCATCGTGCCCCACTCGCCCGCCACCAGCCAGCGCGCGTCGGGTGACACCGCGGCGAAGGAGTTGTTGTTCGCTTCCCACGACTCGAGGTTGTGCTTGTAGTTGCTCCACGAGCCGTCCGGGGCCTGGACGCGGAAGAGCTTCGCGCCCCGGTCGTCACGCTGGTAGGGCTCGACGTACCAGCCCTGGGCCGAGCCGGGGTCGCCGACGTGGTTCCAGCCCTGGGAGTTGAGGTCCGCCGGGATGGTGCCGATCCCGGTGTAGCGGATGGTGGTGCCCGACGGCCGGACGATCGTGGCGAGCCCCTGGCTCTCGTCGAGGGCCCGTGCGTGGTCGGAGCCGACCTCCGTCCAGCCTGTCGCGGCCTGGGCCAGTGCGGGCGAGAAGGCCGTGAGCAGGGCGACGGCGGCGGCGACGATCCCGGTTCTGCGCATGTGCGACTCCGGTGGGTGAGGGAACCTGGCACGGAGGATTTACCAGCTCCCCGGCACCCGGCACACCCGCCGAATGAAGGTTTTTCACGTTTGTTCGACGACTTGTCCGCTTCCGGACAGCAAGAAGCCCCGGCGGGCTCACCCGCCGGGGATCAGACCGGGATCACTCCCCCGGGCGCAGCCCGTCGAAGATCTCCTTGCAGGCCGGGCAGACCGGCGACCCGGGCTTCGGCGACTTCGTCACCGGGAAGACCTCGCCGCAGAGCGCTACCACGTGATTGCCCATGACCGCGCTCTCGGCGATCTTGTTCTTCTTCACGTAGTGGAACATCTTCGGGGTGTCGTCGTCGGTGGTGTCCGTGCCCTCGGGCGTGGTCTCCGGCTTCGTCAGCGTCTCGGTGCTCACGCGACCATTGTGCCCGAGTCCCGCCGAACCTCGTACGAAAGCCCCTCGACCTGGCAGGATCGGCGGCATGTTCCAGAAGGTGCTCGCGACGTTCGGCTCGGGCGGGGCGAAGATCGACGCCCGCCTGCTCGACCGGACCGCCTCTCCCGGCCGCCCGCTGCACGGCGAGGTGCTGCTGGCCGGCGGCGAGGTCGACCAGGAGATCAAGGGCCTCGCGGTGACGCTGCTGGCCCGCGTCGAGGTCGCCGGCACGGACAAGACCGAAGACCTCCCGTTCGGCTCCCAGCAGCTGGTCGGGAACGAGCTGATCCGCGCCGGCCAGCAGGTGCGCATCCCGTTCGAGGTGCCGCTGCCGTGGGAGACGCCGGTCACGAGCGTCTACGGCCGGCCGCTGACCGGCATGGCGGTCGGCGTCCGGGCCGAGCTGGACCTCGCCGCCGCCGTGTCCGACCCGTTCGACGCCGACGCCGTCGCGATCGAGCCGCTCCCCGCGCAGAAGCGGGTCCTCGACGCGCTGAGCCGGACCGGCTTCACCTTCCGCGAAGCCATCCTCGAGCAGGGCCGGATCAACGGCGCCCAGCAGCAGCTGCCCTTCTTCCAGGAGATCCGCTTCACGCCTTCGCCGCGCTTCGCGAGCGTGTTCTCCCAGCTCGCGGTGACGTTCCTGGCGTCGTCGAGCCGCACGGACGTCGTCCTCGAGGTCACCAAGCGGGTCCGGGTCAGCAAGACCGGCGGCTTCGGCGGGCGCGGGCAGGACTTCCTCGGGATGTTCACGATGAAGCCGGACGTGAACTGGGAGAAGCAGCTCGAGGACTGGCTCGACCTCCTTGCCCGCCCGCGCGGCATCTTCGACTGATGGCCACGCCCCGCGCCGAGCGGCCGCACATGCCCGGCTACGGGATCGCGGCCGAGCGCGCGGGGCTGTTGCCCTGGTCGTGGGCGGAGACGCGGCTGCGGGAGTCGCACGACTTCTGGCTGGCGACCGTGACCCCCGGCGGCCGCCCGCACCTGATGCCGGTCTGGGCGGTGTGGACCGGCGAGGTGCTGTGGTTCTCCTCGTCGCTGAGGTCGGTCAAGGCGCGCAACATCGCCGCGGGCTCGGCGGTGTCGATCGCGACGGAAG of the Amycolatopsis sp. NBC_01488 genome contains:
- a CDS encoding TIGR03618 family F420-dependent PPOX class oxidoreductase, which encodes MATPRAERPHMPGYGIAAERAGLLPWSWAETRLRESHDFWLATVTPGGRPHLMPVWAVWTGEVLWFSSSLRSVKARNIAAGSAVSIATEDPYEPVVVEGTAEIVTDPAALRSFLDAMNEKYATAYDIAFLDADVNASMRLRPEKAFGLREKDFTATPTRWTFS
- a CDS encoding sporulation protein translates to MFQKVLATFGSGGAKIDARLLDRTASPGRPLHGEVLLAGGEVDQEIKGLAVTLLARVEVAGTDKTEDLPFGSQQLVGNELIRAGQQVRIPFEVPLPWETPVTSVYGRPLTGMAVGVRAELDLAAAVSDPFDADAVAIEPLPAQKRVLDALSRTGFTFREAILEQGRINGAQQQLPFFQEIRFTPSPRFASVFSQLAVTFLASSSRTDVVLEVTKRVRVSKTGGFGGRGQDFLGMFTMKPDVNWEKQLEDWLDLLARPRGIFD
- a CDS encoding DUF3039 domain-containing protein, with translation MSTETLTKPETTPEGTDTTDDDTPKMFHYVKKNKIAESAVMGNHVVALCGEVFPVTKSPKPGSPVCPACKEIFDGLRPGE